The window AGCGCGGTCGCGAGCGACGAAGAGGGTCCTCTCCGCGGCGTCCCAGATCGCGAAGGCGAACTGGCCGACGAGGCGCTGCAGCACGTCCACGCCCCACTCGGCGTAGCCGGCGAGGAGCACCTCGGCGTCGGTGCGGGAGGCGAAGGCGTGGCCCTTCCCCTCCAGCTCCTCCCGCAGCTCGAGGAAGTTGAAGACCTCGCCGTTGAAGGTGAGGACGTAGCGTCCGCGGTACGTCATCGGCTCGTGGCCGGCGGCCGACGTGTCGATGATGGCGAGGCGCCGGTGGCCGAGGGTCAGCCCCGCCCCCTCGTCGCTCCACACGCCCTCGTCGTCGGGCCCGCGGTGGGCCAGCGCGGCGAGCATGCCGCGCACCGCCCGCTCGCGCTCAGGACCCTGACCCGCTGCCAGGACGCCAGCTATCCCGCACATCGCCTGCCACCGCCGAACGCGTACATCTCAGACGCGCCCTGCCGTGACCTCCGCGGAGCGTGGGACGTAGGTGGAGCCGACAGGCTGCGCGGGCTCGAGCGAACCGGCCGCGACGAACGGCGCGGCGCGACCGCGGCGAGCCTCGTGCAGCAGCGCTCGCGCGTCCACGGCCGACGGGAGCTTGGCGAGCAGCCCGTCGAACGCCTTGTGTGGGGTGAGCACCACCACGAGCCCCTCGGCCGCGCTCGCGTGCTCGAGGGGTACGAGCCTGACGTTGGGGAGCCGGGCCAGGCTCCCGGGCAGCGCCTCGAGGTACGGCTCGACGACGTCGATCCTCAGGCGCGCGTCGCCGGCGAGCTCGTGGACGACCTCCACGGCGGGAGACTCGCGCGTGTCGTCGACGTCGGGCTTGTAGCTGATGCCGAGGAGGGTGACGCGGTCGGCGCCGTCAAGGCGGGCGCGCACGGCGTCGGCGACGCGGCGGGGGAGCGCGTCGTTGATGGCCCGCGCGGTCCGCAGCAGCCGCGCCTCCTCGGGGTCGATGGCCACGAGGAACCACGGGTCGACGGGGATGCAGTGGCCGCCCACGCCGATGCCCGGCTCGTGGAGGTTGACGCGCGGGTGGCGGTTCGCCAGGGCGAAGGCCGCGTCGGCGTCGACGCCCACCGCGGCCGCCAGCGCGGCGAGCTCGTTGGCGAGCGCGATGTTGACGTCGCGGTACGTGTTCTCGAGGAGCTTGGCGGTCTCGGCGGTGCGGGCGTCGGTCTCGACGACGGCGCCGCGCACGAACCGCCGGTAGAGCCGCGCGGCCGCGGCCGTGGCCTCCGGCGTGGTGCCGCCCACCAGGCGGTCGTTGTGCACGAGCTCGCTCAGCAGGTTGCCCGGGATCACGCGCTCGGGGCAGTGCGCTAGAAGGTAGTCGGCCGCGTGGTGGAGGCCGGTGAGCTCGCGGATCACGTCGGCGACGAGCCCCTCGCAGGTGAGGGGCGGGACCGTCGACTCGACGATGACGAGGTCGCCGGGCCTGAGGACGCGGGCGATCGAGCGCGCCACGGCCTCGACGGCGTCGAGGTCGGGGCTCTTGTCCGGCTTGATGGGCGTGCCGACGGCGACGATGTGCACGTCGGCCGTCACCGGCTCCAGGGAGGCCCGCAGCCGGCCGGCGGACGCGGCCCTGGCGACGAGCTCCGGCACGCCGGCCTCGTCGTAGTGGCGGACCCGGCCGGCGTTCACGAGCGCCACGAGGTCGGCGTCGAGGTCGATGCCCGTCACGGACAGGCCCGTGTCGGCGA is drawn from Trueperaceae bacterium and contains these coding sequences:
- a CDS encoding nucleotide sugar dehydrogenase → MREPTVAVHGLGYIGLPTAAMLADTGLSVTGIDLDADLVALVNAGRVRHYDEAGVPELVARAASAGRLRASLEPVTADVHIVAVGTPIKPDKSPDLDAVEAVARSIARVLRPGDLVIVESTVPPLTCEGLVADVIRELTGLHHAADYLLAHCPERVIPGNLLSELVHNDRLVGGTTPEATAAAARLYRRFVRGAVVETDARTAETAKLLENTYRDVNIALANELAALAAAVGVDADAAFALANRHPRVNLHEPGIGVGGHCIPVDPWFLVAIDPEEARLLRTARAINDALPRRVADAVRARLDGADRVTLLGISYKPDVDDTRESPAVEVVHELAGDARLRIDVVEPYLEALPGSLARLPNVRLVPLEHASAAEGLVVVLTPHKAFDGLLAKLPSAVDARALLHEARRGRAAPFVAAGSLEPAQPVGSTYVPRSAEVTAGRV